A window of the Chaetodon trifascialis isolate fChaTrf1 chromosome 9, fChaTrf1.hap1, whole genome shotgun sequence genome harbors these coding sequences:
- the LOC139336327 gene encoding histone H2A-like gives MSGRGKKAAPKPKSAVSRSARAGISFPVGRIHRLLRKGHYAERVGTGAAVYLSAVLEYLSAEILELAGNACRDNKKQRIAPRHILLAVKNDEELNKLLAGVTISDGGVIPNIQASLLPKRTKGPRDDSSAKDVESQEF, from the coding sequence ATGTCTGGCCGTGGGAAGAAAGCTGCGCCCAAACCTAAATCTGCAGTGTCAAGGTCTGCCAGAGCAGGGATCAGTTTCCCAGTGGGCCGCATCCACAGGCTGCTGAGGAAAGGTCACTATGCTGAGCGAGTCGGCACCGGGGCTGCAGTTTACCTCTCAGCCGTCCTGGAGTACCTCTCAGCTGAAATCCTGGAGCTGGCAGGAAACGCCTGCCGTGACAACAAGAAACAACGCATCGCACCTCGCCACATCTTGCTGGCAGTGAAAAATGATGAAGAGCTCAACAAACTGCTGGCTGGGGTCACGATCTCAGACGGTGGTGTCATCCCAAATATCCAAGCAAGCCTTCTCCCCAAGAGGACCAAGGGACCCAGGGATGACAGTTCAGCTAAAGATGTTGAGTCACAAGAGTTTTAA